The following proteins come from a genomic window of Falco rusticolus isolate bFalRus1 chromosome 9, bFalRus1.pri, whole genome shotgun sequence:
- the CISD1 gene encoding CDGSH iron-sulfur domain-containing protein 1: MGPGQHSAVRVEWIAAVSLAAGAAAVGYLAYKKFLCKDKCCKAMVNPHIQKDNPKVVHAFDMEDLGDKAVYCRCWRSKKFPLCDGSHTKHNEETGDNVGPLIIKRKEA, translated from the exons TTGAATGGATTGCTGCAGTTTCCttagctgctggagcagctgctgttgggTATCTAGCTTACAAAAAATTTCTCTGTAAAGACAAATGCTGCAAAGCAATGGTCAATCCCCATATCCAGAAGGATAACCCCAAGGTAGTCCATGCATTTGATATGGAAGATCTAGGAGACAAGGCTGTGTACTGTCGTTGTTGGAGATCTAAGAAG ttccCGCTGTGTGATGGCTCTCACACAAAGCACAATGAGGAAACCGGTGACAACGTTGGGCCTCTGATCATCAAGAGGAAGGAGGCGTAG